The following nucleotide sequence is from Glycine max cultivar Williams 82 chromosome 9, Glycine_max_v4.0, whole genome shotgun sequence.
catttctcttatttttatttttattttcggtCCTGATTTTATCCATAGGAGCTGGAAAAGTTATCACAAAAGTTTGGGGAGAATGTTCTGGATGCAACAAAGAAGTTTGAAAAGCTAATCACTGATAAGAAGGAAATTGAAGGATTACCTGCCACTGCTCTTGGGTTGGCTGCACAGAGTGCAGTATCCAAGGTATGTCATGTTGACATGTTTTGTTATTTGCTGAAGGTATGACAATCAGCTATGTTGAGTTTTGATTACTTAACGGGCACATGCAGGGGCATGAAAATGCCACCGCTGAGAATGGGCCATGGATAATTACATTAGATGCTCCTAGTTTTATTGCTGTTATGCAACATGCTCGCAACCGTTCTTTGCGTGAGGAAATCTACCGTGCATATGTAACACGTGCATCTAGTGGAGATTTGGATAATACAGGAATAAttgatcaaattttaaagctaagGTTGGAAAAGGCCAAGCTTCTAAACTACAATAACTATGCCGAGGTATGATTCATATGCTATATTAAGAATACAATCCGGTTGTAGATTGCTAATGACCTAATGTATAATTGATCTTTCAGGTTAGCATGGCAACCAAAATGGCAACTGTTGATAAAGCAGAAGAACTTCTTGAAAAGCTTCGCAGGGCTTCCTGGGATCCTGCAGTGCAAGGTATTGTGTATATAAGATGTGTTTCTTATGTGTATTTGCATTAGGCTTTAAATTGTATAtatagtttctatttttttattagttatgtATGGGGAAAATGCATTGtatatgaattttgttttagtcccccaaattaaaaaaaataaaaaagaaagtccTTTTATTAGTccctcaaattttaaaaaaaacaacacattttTATTCCCTGATCACTAAATTTGAGGCActgaaatgattttttcaaaACTGTTTTAGTCCCTAGACAGTaaatttgaaggactaaaaccgtgcattttcaaatttgagggattaaaatcatattttcaaaatttggggGACTAAAACCAAATTCACCTCAAAtttcagggactaaaaacataattaagccTATTCCAAAATAGATGTCCTTTTGGAAGGATTTCTAATATCCAACACATAATAGGCATATATGCTATAAGTGACTGTATTTGTCTATTTACATTTGGTTTTATATATAGGTGTGTGTGTCTTCCTTTAATCAGGAAATAACTTAGGTGTTGCATCTTTCTTCCTTGCAGATATTGAAGACCTTAAGGAATTCTCCAAAAGTCAGGGAGCATTGGAAGCTGGTGATTTGACTCATTGGGACATTACCTTTTGGAGTGAGAGGCTACGTGAGtcaaaatatgatattaatgaggtttctctctctttccctcTCTCATTTATTACTTAGAAAAAACCACTTTAAGAAAACATGGTTAATTAACTGTTACACTGGACAATAAAGAGATTTTGAATGATTAGAAGAAAGATTAATTTGCCATTCcacattatttaatattaaatacattGTTTTTGCATAGAATTATTCATGCAATCAATACTTTTTATACTTACAGCTACTTGAATGCTCTAATGACACTTTATGGTTTGCTAATCATTGTTCATACCATTGACTAGTATACCTGCTGCTCAACaagattttattacttttaattaatgagtcagtctttcttttttatgttaaacACTTTTTTGGCCTTGGAAATGCTCATGCTTCTGCTGCTGTATCTCATAGGAAGAACTGCGTCCCTTTTTCTCTCTGCCAAAGGTTATGGATGGACTCTTTAACCTTGCAAAATCACTTTTTGGCATTGAAATTGAGCCAGCTGATGGTCTAGCTCCGGTAAACTAGATTCCCTTCTGTTCAGATTTGATTCTTGTAGGGGGAGCATCTATTATAAACTTCCTAACACAAGTATTGTTATTCAGGTCTGGAATAATGATGTTAGGTTCTTCTGTGTTAAGGATTCTTCTGGTAGTCCAATTgcgtatttttattttgatccttATAGTCGTCCTGCTGAAAAAAGGCAAGGTGCATGGATGGATGAAGTCTTTGCTCGTAGTCGTGTGTTATCGCGCGATGGTACCTCAGCAAGATTGCCTGTTGCTCACATGGTGTGCAATCAAACTCCTCCAGTAGGAAACAAGCCAAGTCTAATGACATTCCGTGAGGTAACCTCAATTTTACATGATGCATTtgtctattttataatttttgctaTGATCATTATCTGTTAGATAAAAAAGAGTTGCCAGGCTATTTAAGCTAAATTACACTATCTTGATGACAGTGCAATCAAAATATCCATAAACAGTATGCAATGGAAAACAGAATAGTTCGGGTAGGATTGGGTTGGGTTATCATGTtgctcatatttaatttttcataaaaataaaaaatattaaaattttggcCTGATAAAATATCAACTGAGATATAATACGTTACTGGCAATTCTTAATCTATAGAATTATCCTAATTTGTGCACTTATCTATAAATTCATAATGGCTTAcactatctttttcttttcatttttctcaggTTGAGACTGTTTTCCATGAATTTGGTCATGCACTTCAACATATGCTTACTAAGCAAGATGAGGGTCTGGTTGCTGGTATTAGAGGGATAGAGTGGGATGCTGTTGAGTTACCTTCTCAGTTCATGGAAAACTGGTGTTACCATAGGTAAGTAAATATTTCCACGTGAGGTTTATACCCTTGTCTTACTTTGATGTTATTCTCATCCTTTCTCTTGCCATAACCAGAGTGAAGAAAGAACCTTACGTATTATTCCCAaccatatatattattatatgctATGATTGATCCTCTTTTTGATCAGTGTCTTCTGATTAACTTTTGCCTTATGTCTTGGAAAATTGATTCTTTCCAACTATCCGTCATATCAGCATTGCTTGTTCTTGCTTTTATATTTAACATTTCAACTTCTTTCCATTGCACCTTTATGGGGTACTTGGGCATTCTTAGGCTTGTTTGTTGAGTGACCGAATCCATTTTAACTGCTAATATTAGGTGGTTTCATATTACTATCTTCTGTTCATAAAGTAACATTATGGTTTTTTAACCAGAGCATAATGTATgttgtatttaatatttatggcatttcttttgtttctataGAGAAACTTTAATGGGTATTGCAAAGCATTTTGAAACTGGGGAGAGTCTTCCTGAAGAAGTATATTTGAAGCTTGTTGCTGCTAGGACATTTCGAGCTGGCTCTCTAAGTCTTCGACAGGTCAGTATGAATGTATTTGGTTGGCTATTCCTTTCTAGATTTTATTTGAAAGTTGCATGTGTTACTCTCATTTACTTATCAATTTATGTTCTTGTCTTGTTCACCATGGCAACTTATGGGTTTTGTACTATCAAAGCAGAACTACTTCAATTCAAGTTCAGAACTTTATTATGTGATAACTACTTTGTCCACATGGGTTTGGTAGTCTAAAGAAACAGTCTGAGATAGGGGTCTCCCATCCCTTATTCCATATTCTATCAGTTTTACACACACAGTGTAATCTGCAATGGTTTTACTTTTTACcccatatattttctttctgtGGTTGCTTGTTTCTAAAGAAtggactaaaatttatttttgatgcCATTAGttctttccaattttttttgttataattgcaTTTCTTCATATAGGTATTTCAATCTAATGTTAATTGTTCCTAGTTTTTAATGCTAATTCTGACCTTTCTTGTATTATGTTatgcttatatttttaaaatatctgtTTCTCCTTGATGCCTTCTAATCTATGTcct
It contains:
- the LOC100780377 gene encoding probable cytosolic oligopeptidase A; this encodes MRRSSLVSALLIANILMATRLTLTLPFSRSISPLLSRSLSQLKQFPKSHPCPLWSSSFSFCLHTLRKSTSPIRASSSFSPSMAASSPLNDAVEGNPLLQNFDFPPFDVLEPKHVRPGIRALLGKLESELEELERNVEPSWPKLVEPLEKIVDRLSVVWGMINHLKSVKDSSELRSAIEDVQAEKVKFQLRLGQSKPIYNAFKAIQESPDWQTLSDARKRIVESQIKEAVLNGVSLEDDKRESFNKIEQELEKLSQKFGENVLDATKKFEKLITDKKEIEGLPATALGLAAQSAVSKGHENATAENGPWIITLDAPSFIAVMQHARNRSLREEIYRAYVTRASSGDLDNTGIIDQILKLRLEKAKLLNYNNYAEVSMATKMATVDKAEELLEKLRRASWDPAVQDIEDLKEFSKSQGALEAGDLTHWDITFWSERLRESKYDINEEELRPFFSLPKVMDGLFNLAKSLFGIEIEPADGLAPVWNNDVRFFCVKDSSGSPIAYFYFDPYSRPAEKRQGAWMDEVFARSRVLSRDGTSARLPVAHMVCNQTPPVGNKPSLMTFREVETVFHEFGHALQHMLTKQDEGLVAGIRGIEWDAVELPSQFMENWCYHRETLMGIAKHFETGESLPEEVYLKLVAARTFRAGSLSLRQLKFASVDLELHTKYVPGGPESIYDVDRRVSEKTQVIPPLPEDRFLCSFSHIFAGGYAAGYYSYKWAEVLSADAFSAFEDAGLDNDKAVKETGRKFRETILALGGGKPPLDVFVQFRGREPTPDALLRHNGLLQVAAS